The genome window GGCTTGAACAGATGCGAAATCAAGTAACCGTTACAACGTATGATCCGATTTACAATCGTGAACATAATATTAAGATTGAAGAAGAAGTATATAATCTAGATTGATGAAAACTTTAGATTATACACCAGCTTTGGTTGCGATCTATGTAGACAAATCTACTTTAGAGTTTTATAATTCAATTGATTTATCAAAGCTATCATCATTATTCACAGATAAAATTCGAAAATTTCTGCCTGAGACAAAATTCTATTCCAATTATTCCTTTTCATTTTCGGAGAAAATTCTTGATCCAAATCAAAAGACTATAGAATCCGAATCTGAATTTTTACAACAAATATTGAATATTCTTCCAGAATCTACAATGAATTCGCAAGATTGGGATGAAGTCTGTTTTTTCTATTTTCGGGGGATTGCTCCTTTATTGGATGTAAATCTAACAGAGAGTATTTGGCAGAGACATAAAAGATATCTCAGTCAATATTCTTACAGTGAGAATCTTCCTGAAGGAATCGTACCGAAAATTCTGACACGTGAATTTCTACTTAGTCTGCCTCCTCAACTCTCGCAAGATAGTCATGAATATTTTCTAAAAAATATCAATTTATATGATGTGGAAATTTTCTTCCATCCACCTGATCTGCGTCAGTATCGATTGAATCTTTTGCCAAATGATAAACGTTCATTCCATTTGGTAAATGCATTGATTGGCAAATCGGAAGAAATCCATTATGCTGATATTCTCCCTCAGTTAGAACAAAATCCTAACTGGTTTCGGTCTGGTCCGTCTTGGATAGAGATCGAAGTGCATCGAGGTTGCGAATTAAAATGTACATTTTGTCCAAGACAATTCCTTGATAATAGCAATGACGGACTCTATCTAAATCGAGCTGTGATTCGGGATTCAATCGCACAGTTGGATGAATTTCCCACTGAGTATACTGTTTGTTTTGGCGGTATGGGTGAACCTTTTCTCCACCAAGATTTACGTTCCATAATAACAGAAGTTTTAAAAGGCCGCAATTTAAAAGAACTCATTATAGAAACTGCTTTGTATTCTGATTGGGAAATTATTCAAACAGCATTCGAGAATATTACAGAATTGCAAAGTTCTAAAGTTACAGTAATCGTGAATCTAACCACAGGCAAGCAAGATCGCTATACTAAATTGTATGGATCTGCAATGTATCAAAAGGTTTTAGAAAATTTAGTGAAGCTTGAGACAATTCTTCCTAAGAAAAACATTGCTGTTCAATTGATTAAAATGCTAGAAATTGAAGATGAAGTTGATTCTTATTTTGACAATTTTGAGAAAAAAGGATACCAGATCATATTCCAAAAATACAATAGATTTGCACGATTGATGCCAGAGAAAAGAGTCAGTGATCTAACTCCCATGAAGCGAGAATTTTGTTGGCATTTAGCTCGGGAACTCTATATCAATGCGGATGGATCTGTTTCTATTTGTAGACAGCTACCAAGTTCTTCTCCGAACTCTCCAGACTCGAAATTTAAACAGATTGGAAATATGCAGAATTTGGATACAATCGGAAATATCAAGATGGATAGGATTTCAGATATTTGGGAAAAAGGACTCTCATCATTTAAGTCTTCTTTTTTAGGCGATCATGAAGGAACAGGTGCCCCCTGTATGGAATGTGATGAGTGGTATACCTTCAACGGATAACTGTTTTGCCTTCGTTCAAGCTAGGATAGGATCTTCTCGCCTTACAGGAAAAGTTCTAAAAAATCTTCCAAATCCAAATGGACCGAATTTACTAGAACACATTCACTCACGATTGATCAAAATTTTGCCTGAAGATAGAATTGTTTTTCTGATTCCTGAGACAGATAAACAATTGGAAGAATTTCTTATTGGCAGAAAATTTAATTATTTCCTTGGTCCCCTAGATGATGTAAGGGCTCGATTTAGGCTTGCTGCAGAAAAATATTCTGCTGACATTATATTTCGACTAACGGGAGATAATCCATTTGTTGATATCAGAGCTATGGAATTGATTCTCGAAGCTTGGAATTATAGTTTTGTTCATAATAAGCAAGCTCTCGATCTAGTGAGTTGTACACCATTGCCGCTTGGTATGGGTATAGAATCCTTTTCTGTGTCAGCACTTATGAGTGGTGAGGATTGTAACGAAGAAAGACATAAAGAGCATGTAAGTCTTCATATAAAAGAAAAGCCAAATCTATACAATATTATTCGGATCCCCACTGGTATGAGTTCAGTTGTGAATGGCATACGATGCACAATTGATGAGCCTGCTGATTTTGAGATGATGGAAGCAATTTGCAAATCTATTGCTCCAACGTCTATCTTGACGAACCAATCAAATCAAGAAAATTCCAATAACAATCAACTTGCTCAACTCAAATCATTGGACGCAAGGTATGAGGAATCTTTTCAATCTAACTCAATGAAAGTAAGTTTCTCTGATCCTTATCAGCAGATCACTGCCGAGACTGTTTTAAATTTGTATAATAACAATCCAGAGATTTTTGCTATCAATCAGAAAGTAGATCAAGTTCGTTTTCCCTTACCTCCGCCGATCACTAAGAGAAAGGAACAAATTCTAATCATCGCTGGAAATCCCAAGCAATTTGGTTATGGACACTGGGAAAGGATGAGTATTCTCGCGGCACAACTCGCTGTTGAAGGATTCAATCTGACTATGACAGACATTGAACCCGAATCAAATTCAACTTTAGAAAAGTATGATATAGTTATCTTTGATAAAAGGGATATTGATATTACGAATCGAATGCAATGTCCAGTTCTCTATATTGATTCCAATCGATCTAATAGGAGCAAATATCCTGAAAGTCATATAGATATTCTTCCGAATACAATCCATTCTGGAAATCTAGATGATTTCAATATTCTTATCTCATCTTATGTGAATCACACTCCATATTTCAACTCCTTGAAGAAAAAGAAAAAATGGGAACTCTTAATTTATGCAGGCAATCTTGATTATAATTCCAGTACAATTCTTGATAGGTCTGTCGTTGAGTTATTTCCGCCAGAGCATATTTACAGAATTGGTGGAATGGATACTGGTTTGGTACCATGGAAAGCACGAGTAACCAAATCGGAATGGTGGCTCCTACTGAGATCAACTAAGAAATTCTTATCCTATTTTGGTCAAGGTGTCATGGAAGCGATAGCTCTTGATTTAGAAGTTGCTACATATTCCATTTCAAAAACCCATCGTGAACTTAGTTTACTTTTAGACAGAGAAGCGTCTATTCCTTGGTTAGGTGATGTTGTTGCATATGATTTTGACAGTCCTTATGACCAAGACCTAAGTAATGGAAGCAATAGTGCTAACGAAAAAAATACATCATCAAATATTCTAGATTCAATTGAAAATGACAAGTATTCTCGTAAATTCGAATTAAGATTCTCTAAGTCTAGTAAGCAATTTACGAATACGGCAATTTCTGAAATTTTAATATGGATAGACAAGGAGATGAAAAGATCAAGGATTGGGTTATGATTCGAGTTTTTTATTTAGTTACTATACAATTATTTTTGATTATATTTTTCCCAACGATTATAACTGGGCAAGATCTCACTAGAGATGCAAATTCAAATTTTCGAATTCTCAATAATTTGGATTCCGCAAAGCGCATAGAAGTACAAAAGCTCGGACGCGATGTCATTAATTTTCTCAGATGGAAAAAATTGCCAATAGCAGAACAAAAATTTAGGGAATTGGAAGCGGTCGATAAAACTACAGATGAATATTTTTATCTTCGGGCGGCTATTGCCTTTTCAAAGAAGAATCTAAATTGGGCTGAAGAAG of Leptospira sp. GIMC2001 contains these proteins:
- a CDS encoding cytidylyltransferase domain-containing protein; this translates as MSGIPSTDNCFAFVQARIGSSRLTGKVLKNLPNPNGPNLLEHIHSRLIKILPEDRIVFLIPETDKQLEEFLIGRKFNYFLGPLDDVRARFRLAAEKYSADIIFRLTGDNPFVDIRAMELILEAWNYSFVHNKQALDLVSCTPLPLGMGIESFSVSALMSGEDCNEERHKEHVSLHIKEKPNLYNIIRIPTGMSSVVNGIRCTIDEPADFEMMEAICKSIAPTSILTNQSNQENSNNNQLAQLKSLDARYEESFQSNSMKVSFSDPYQQITAETVLNLYNNNPEIFAINQKVDQVRFPLPPPITKRKEQILIIAGNPKQFGYGHWERMSILAAQLAVEGFNLTMTDIEPESNSTLEKYDIVIFDKRDIDITNRMQCPVLYIDSNRSNRSKYPESHIDILPNTIHSGNLDDFNILISSYVNHTPYFNSLKKKKKWELLIYAGNLDYNSSTILDRSVVELFPPEHIYRIGGMDTGLVPWKARVTKSEWWLLLRSTKKFLSYFGQGVMEAIALDLEVATYSISKTHRELSLLLDREASIPWLGDVVAYDFDSPYDQDLSNGSNSANEKNTSSNILDSIENDKYSRKFELRFSKSSKQFTNTAISEILIWIDKEMKRSRIGL
- a CDS encoding spiro-SPASM protein → MKTLDYTPALVAIYVDKSTLEFYNSIDLSKLSSLFTDKIRKFLPETKFYSNYSFSFSEKILDPNQKTIESESEFLQQILNILPESTMNSQDWDEVCFFYFRGIAPLLDVNLTESIWQRHKRYLSQYSYSENLPEGIVPKILTREFLLSLPPQLSQDSHEYFLKNINLYDVEIFFHPPDLRQYRLNLLPNDKRSFHLVNALIGKSEEIHYADILPQLEQNPNWFRSGPSWIEIEVHRGCELKCTFCPRQFLDNSNDGLYLNRAVIRDSIAQLDEFPTEYTVCFGGMGEPFLHQDLRSIITEVLKGRNLKELIIETALYSDWEIIQTAFENITELQSSKVTVIVNLTTGKQDRYTKLYGSAMYQKVLENLVKLETILPKKNIAVQLIKMLEIEDEVDSYFDNFEKKGYQIIFQKYNRFARLMPEKRVSDLTPMKREFCWHLARELYINADGSVSICRQLPSSSPNSPDSKFKQIGNMQNLDTIGNIKMDRISDIWEKGLSSFKSSFLGDHEGTGAPCMECDEWYTFNG